The Cylindrospermum stagnale PCC 7417 genome segment TTGACAACCGCTACGGTACCGGTCAATCTACCTTAGATGGGATTATCCGCGCGACAAATATTTTGTTAGCTGGGAAGAGTGTTGTAGTTGTCGGTTACGGCTGGTGTGGTAAGGGTACAGCCCTCCGCGCCCGTGGCATGGGTGCAAACGTCATCGTTACCGAAATCGACCCCATCAAGGCTATTGAAGCCGTTATGGATGGTTTCCGCGTCTTGCCAATGGCGGAAGCTGCATCTCAAGGTGATATCTTTATCACTGTGACTGGAAACAAGCACGTCGTCCGGGGTGAGCACTTCGATGTGATGAGAGACGGTGCGATCGTTTGTAACTCAGGTCACTTTGACTTAGAACTAGATTTGAAATACTTAGCTGCTAATGCTAAGGAAATCAAGGATGTCCGTCCTTTCACCGAAGAGTATAAATTGACAAATGGTAAATCCGTTGTCGTACTCGGACAAGGACGTTTAATCAACCTCGCTGCTGCTGAAGGACACCCCAGCGCAGTAATGGACATGAGTTTTGCTAACCAAGCCTTAGCTTGTGAATACCTGGTGAAGAATAAAGGTAAGTTAACACCTGGTTTGCACTCTATTCCTGTTGAAGTAGATCAAGAAATTGCTCGCTTGAAGTTGCAAGCAATGGGGATTTTCATTGATAGCTTGACAGCAGATCAAATTGAGTACATCAATTCTTGGACTTCAGGAACTTGATACATTGATTAGTTGATTTTTTTGGGGATAGGCTTTTGGGCTTATCCCTTTTTTATATGATAAAAATGGGCGCAGGAACCAGAAGTTTTTATTATATTCTATTCAGAATCTTCAATTATTTTTACAAAATTTACAAATATGAAATATCAAGGAACGTATGATATTTGTTACAATGAAGAAACCGATGAATATGGCATATTAGATTTTCCTCCTTTAGAAGTAGAAAATAGGGTATTAGCTGAAGTGGAACGTATATACCCTGGTATGAAAATTCCTCTCAGTAAGGTAAAAACTGGAGAATTAGATAGAGAATTAGCCTTTATTCAGCAAGGAAAAAAGTTATCTACATTTGAACCTACGTTAGCAACAGTTATTGCAGTTATCAAAGATGCTAGTAGAAAATTTGCTCAATTAATAGCACAAAATTCACAGTCTCTTGAAGAGATAGAATGGAGAGATTTAGAAAGAACTCTGGCAGAAGTATTAGAAGGAATAGGATTTTCTGTAGAGTTAACTCCTGGAAGTAAAGATGGTGGAAAAGACATTATTGTAAAGTATGTGGTTTCAGGAATCAAACAGACTTACATAGTAGAAATAAAACACTGGCGTGCAGGAAGTCGAGTAGGTCATTCTACAATCTCTGATTTTCTAAATGTGATTGTTCTTGAACACAGACAAGGAGGATTGTTCTTATCTACTTCTGGTTATTGTGACAATGTATTTGAGATTATTTCAAAAATAGAACGACAAACGTTAAGATTAGGAGGAAAAGAGAAAATCGTATCTTTGTGTAAAACATACATAAAAGCACAGTCAGGTGTTTGGACACCACCAGACAAACTTACTGACGTTTTATTTGAACAAACTTTATAAAACTTGTGATGGAACTGGTTTAATTGTTGATTTAATATCAAAAGACCTAACATCGAGAAAAATAGCAGTTGAAATAAAATCTTTTTTGGGGAAATCAGCGATTAGTGAATTTCATACAGCTTTAGGACAAACACTTAATTACCGTTTTATTTTAAGAAAAGAAGCACCTGATCTTATTTTATATTTAGCAATTAGTTATGAAATATATACAGCTTTTTTTCTGATACCTGTGATTCAAGAAATAATTGCTGAACATAAATTAAAATTATTGATATTTGAAGTTAGCAAGGAGGAGATTGTTTTATGGAAAGAATGAATTACCCTGAATTAGTACAAACAGTATTAGCAAGACATACAGAAAGTCATTTAGCTAAGGGAACAGAAATACAATTAATATTTGATAATCAAAAAAATCACTATTTAGTAATTCATCTAGGTTGGGAAGGTGAAAAACGGACTTATGGTTCGGTAATTCATGTAGATATTAAGGATGGAAAAATCTGGATTCAGTGCGATTTTACAGAGGAAGGAGTTGCTAATGAGTTGGTAGAGTTAGGTGTACCAAAAACAGATATTGTTTTAGGTTTTAGATCACCTCATGTAAGACAGTTTACTGGTTTCGCATCCGTTTAGACTTTTGATTCATTGTTTATATGTCAGGAAACCCTAAGTAAACTACGACGGTGTGGTGTGAAACTTGCTAATACCAATAGAGTAGAAGCAATATCAGCCTTTGTAGCGGAGGCGAGATTCGGTGTTATCTGTTGGTAAATGGGGTTTTGATGATATTTTTGCACCCCTACGTATTACTGATAAAATTTTTGATTAAAGTTATTAATTATTTCGTTCACCTGTATTGTGCGTAATTCGTTATCTAACTCTACTTTTAATTGTAATGCACTTTGATAACGCCATTCTACTCTTCTCCGTAACATACAAGAAATAATATATGCTAAATTTCCAAATCTTTCAATTAATGATTCAGCTATTTTTCTTGGTTGCCCTTCATTTATCAAATGATCAATTATTTGACGGTCTAAATGTTGAGGGATAGGTTCTTGTCCTGTTAGTAATGTAAGTAGAATTAAACCTAGCTGGTAGATATCTGATTGAAAATCGGAGTAGCCATGTTTTAAAATTTCTGGAGGAACAGCATTAAAAAAACCAGTATTGGATACAATAGGAGAATATAAATTAGACTTCTTTTTAGATATTCCAAAATCAGCAATTTTTACATGATAATCAGGAAATAATAAAATATTTCTTAAAGTTAAATCTCTATGTATAACTGTAGATTTATGAATTTCAACTAAAGCTTCGCATAATTTATAACCTATCCAACAAACATGACTTGGATGAAAAGTCTTATGGATTTTCAAATATTTATCTAAACTCATTAAAGCTTTTTCCATAACTATTACTAACCTAGTAGTACTAGTATAAGGATCGGTATCAATAAAAAAGTCATAAATTTTAACTATGTTTTGATGATCAAAGCCTATTTGATTTGAAATTTCATTAGCCCAAACTTGCAGACTTTTATCATCAGTAAAATGACAAATCTTAATAGCAACTGGAATTTGGTTGCTATCTATTCCTCCCCATACTTTTCCAAAACAACCTTCACCTAATTCTTCTGTTAAATAATACTTTATTTCTTTATCAGGATTTTTTAAAATATATTGGTTTTGCATAAATAACAACAATGTATAAAACTATCAAAAATATAACAAAGTGGCTAGTATGTGTCAATGGCCATTTGTTCAATAACTCTCTTCCTTTGCATCTTTGCGCCTTCGCGTGAGATAAATTCAAAAAATACAAATGTTTATGGTATAGGAGCTTTTTTCGGATGTTTCCCCGCATAATAGACAATAACCTTTAATTGCTCCTCATCAGGAATATAAAATACTCTATCCCCGCTGGCAACTTCATATTCCCAAGCTCCTTTGTAAACTTTACCCTTTAAGGGAAAAACACGCTTGAGTTGTCTAGTAGTTGGTGCATTACATAAATCTTCATAACAACGACAGCAGTTTTCTGGATAACGTTGCATCAAAGCTTCCCACTCTCGATTAACCCTTTTATTCTTAGCAACTACCAGCCAATTACTATTTGTATTAGACAATGTAGAAGCCGTCAGTTTTACTTCTGGCGGCTCCACATTATCTGTTAATAGATTTTCTGAAGGATTATCTGACATACAAAAATTCAAGCAGCACGGCTAATAGATGGCTGTGTTAATGGTATCTCATCAGTCTCATCATTAAAGGCTGCTGCTAGATCAGGACTGGTGATTGCGATCGCACTTTCATGCCATTCATGAATAATAGCATCAATCAAATCCCAAGCCTCATTAGAAGTATCAGTTAAGCGAAAAGCCTCACTTACCTCTTTAATAAAATCTTGCAATTCATCTGCATCAAATATGCTCAACC includes the following:
- the ahcY gene encoding adenosylhomocysteinase: MTATSPRLKHEVKDLGLAPLGRQRIEWAGREMPVLRQIRDRFAVEKPFAGLRLVACAHITTETAHLAIALKAGGAEAVLIASNPLSTQDDVAASLVVDHEIPVFAQKGEDNATYNRHVQIALDHRPNIIVDDGSDVVATLIQQRQHQIADLIGSTEETTTGIVRLRAMFKEGVLTFPAVNVNDADTKHFFDNRYGTGQSTLDGIIRATNILLAGKSVVVVGYGWCGKGTALRARGMGANVIVTEIDPIKAIEAVMDGFRVLPMAEAASQGDIFITVTGNKHVVRGEHFDVMRDGAIVCNSGHFDLELDLKYLAANAKEIKDVRPFTEEYKLTNGKSVVVLGQGRLINLAAAEGHPSAVMDMSFANQALACEYLVKNKGKLTPGLHSIPVEVDQEIARLKLQAMGIFIDSLTADQIEYINSWTSGT
- a CDS encoding restriction endonuclease, which produces MKYQGTYDICYNEETDEYGILDFPPLEVENRVLAEVERIYPGMKIPLSKVKTGELDRELAFIQQGKKLSTFEPTLATVIAVIKDASRKFAQLIAQNSQSLEEIEWRDLERTLAEVLEGIGFSVELTPGSKDGGKDIIVKYVVSGIKQTYIVEIKHWRAGSRVGHSTISDFLNVIVLEHRQGGLFLSTSGYCDNVFEIISKIERQTLRLGGKEKIVSLCKTYIKAQSGVWTPPDKLTDVLFEQTL
- a CDS encoding element excision factor XisH family protein encodes the protein MNKLYKTCDGTGLIVDLISKDLTSRKIAVEIKSFLGKSAISEFHTALGQTLNYRFILRKEAPDLILYLAISYEIYTAFFLIPVIQEIIAEHKLKLLIFEVSKEEIVLWKE
- a CDS encoding XisI protein, with the protein product MERMNYPELVQTVLARHTESHLAKGTEIQLIFDNQKNHYLVIHLGWEGEKRTYGSVIHVDIKDGKIWIQCDFTEEGVANELVELGVPKTDIVLGFRSPHVRQFTGFASV
- a CDS encoding protein kinase domain-containing protein produces the protein MQNQYILKNPDKEIKYYLTEELGEGCFGKVWGGIDSNQIPVAIKICHFTDDKSLQVWANEISNQIGFDHQNIVKIYDFFIDTDPYTSTTRLVIVMEKALMSLDKYLKIHKTFHPSHVCWIGYKLCEALVEIHKSTVIHRDLTLRNILLFPDYHVKIADFGISKKKSNLYSPIVSNTGFFNAVPPEILKHGYSDFQSDIYQLGLILLTLLTGQEPIPQHLDRQIIDHLINEGQPRKIAESLIERFGNLAYIISCMLRRRVEWRYQSALQLKVELDNELRTIQVNEIINNFNQKFYQ